A genomic window from Sulfurimonas sp. includes:
- the recG gene encoding ATP-dependent DNA helicase RecG produces the protein MKLTNEQSEKFKKLGISSFIELSLIIPSSYEDYRINSSLVEHTSQVIDATVESVYRAPNSIQVTFYAHNFGHTIHGVLFRPKPYMIHQFKIGERNYFYGLCDCKMGKCSITMPKKISQVGSITPKYKSKLRSDVLQRFIQNNLTIDCLVDEGLKEKVAEEIIKLHFPTAMPKKELDEASLNALKYTELFSYMKKLSVKRRYFNAISSSVQDYEEWAKTLPFELTQKQVEAIDDIKHDLLKNVAAKRMIVGDVGSGKTMVILASAYMNYPNKSILMSPTTILANQLYEEAKKFLPMMKITLVTNKSKKEDLNGYDLIIGTHALLYRELPVASLVMVDEQHRFGTQQRNMLEKLVSSGDKKPHYLQFSATPIPRTQAMIETAHIDVSLITSTPFDKDITSKVIHKQDFKDLLEHIKDEITKGNQVLLVYPLVEQSEMLEYQSIDEARSYWEKNFDDVYVTHGKDKDKEQVLLDFAKHGNILIATTVVEVGISLPKLSSVVIVGAERLGLSTLHQLRGRVSRTGLKGYCYLYTNTSFSDRLDEFCYTSSGFDIANMDLKYRKSGDLLKGVNQSGSQFKWIDLAEDEKIVSEVKRGLLI, from the coding sequence CCCTCATCTTATGAAGACTACCGAATAAACAGCTCTTTAGTAGAGCATACATCGCAAGTAATCGATGCTACTGTAGAGTCTGTCTATCGTGCTCCAAATTCTATTCAAGTCACTTTTTATGCACATAATTTTGGACATACTATCCACGGTGTTCTTTTTCGTCCAAAACCGTATATGATACATCAGTTTAAAATCGGTGAGAGAAATTATTTTTACGGATTGTGTGATTGTAAAATGGGGAAATGCTCAATCACTATGCCAAAAAAGATCTCGCAGGTAGGATCTATAACTCCAAAATACAAGTCTAAACTACGTAGTGATGTCTTACAAAGGTTTATTCAGAATAATCTTACAATTGATTGTTTAGTTGATGAAGGTTTAAAAGAAAAAGTAGCAGAAGAGATCATAAAACTTCATTTTCCAACTGCAATGCCAAAAAAAGAGTTGGACGAGGCTAGCTTAAATGCTTTAAAATATACAGAGCTTTTCTCATATATGAAGAAGTTAAGTGTTAAAAGGAGATATTTTAATGCTATTAGCTCATCTGTACAAGATTATGAAGAATGGGCTAAGACACTACCGTTTGAACTTACACAAAAGCAAGTAGAAGCTATTGACGATATAAAACATGATCTTTTAAAAAATGTAGCTGCAAAGCGCATGATTGTAGGTGATGTAGGAAGCGGTAAAACTATGGTTATACTAGCATCGGCATACATGAACTATCCAAACAAGTCTATTCTAATGTCTCCTACAACAATACTTGCAAATCAGCTTTATGAAGAAGCTAAAAAATTTTTGCCAATGATGAAAATAACACTTGTTACAAACAAGTCTAAAAAAGAAGACTTAAACGGATATGATCTGATCATAGGTACGCATGCACTTTTATACAGAGAACTTCCAGTAGCAAGTTTGGTAATGGTAGATGAACAGCATCGTTTTGGAACACAGCAGAGGAATATGTTAGAAAAATTAGTAAGCAGCGGAGATAAAAAACCACATTACTTACAGTTTTCTGCAACGCCAATTCCTCGTACACAAGCTATGATAGAAACTGCACATATAGATGTAAGCTTGATCACCTCTACACCGTTTGACAAAGATATTACAAGCAAGGTTATACATAAACAAGATTTTAAAGATCTTCTTGAACATATAAAAGATGAAATAACTAAAGGGAATCAAGTCCTTTTAGTATATCCATTAGTTGAGCAGAGTGAGATGTTAGAATATCAGAGTATCGATGAAGCACGCTCATATTGGGAGAAAAATTTTGACGATGTATATGTAACTCACGGAAAAGATAAAGATAAAGAACAGGTACTACTTGATTTTGCAAAACATGGAAATATTTTAATAGCTACAACCGTTGTAGAAGTTGGTATATCTCTGCCAAAACTTAGCTCAGTTGTTATTGTAGGTGCTGAGAGACTAGGGTTATCAACTCTTCATCAGCTTCGTGGTCGTGTGAGTAGGACAGGTCTTAAAGGGTATTGTTATCTTTATACAAACACTTCATTTTCTGATAGATTAGATGAATTTTGTTATACCAGTAGCGGTTTTGATATTGCAAATATGGATCTAAAGTATAGAAAAAGTGGTGACCTACTAAAGGGTGTTAATCAAAGTGGTAGTCAGTTCAAGTGGATAGATTTAGCTGAGGATGAAAAAATAGTTAGTGAAGTGAAAAGGGGACTATTAATATAG